One genomic window of Paenibacillus xylanilyticus includes the following:
- a CDS encoding extracellular solute-binding protein, which produces MGKKIGKKFFTKMNSLLLVTVMLVSVVGCSSGNSSEVAETPISSDFNKEGLPIVNNPVTLKVLTVRWGNMGDTFTQNQWLKDLEKETNVKIEWQVMSSNDWGEQKSIMLASGTLPDIILGDQVFSDSDIVNNLSYFRPLDEYIDSYMPNLKAAMEETPDMKKISTFPDGKIYSMPTRLPSRPKSRNQPVINKAWLDKLGLKAPTTTEELYQVLKAFKEKDPNGNGKPDEIPYTETGLNMDFLNPFGITDINASSMIVQDGKPVYFPTTDAYKEALIYTHKLYSEGLIDQELFTQDNTMTSAKWQNADIPIVGFSNQWTPDAVFGKWSDQYEAIAPIAGPDGKRYQPGDPGGMNLARNELLITSSCTVPEVAARWADQFYTNEASIQNFWGAIGTVIEKNDDGTYTLMDPPAGTSADAWYWDQSLRDFGPKYVSPSFEENIKLNPEAGDGLKLQIDQLGSADVTTPYPKVMYNAEEFQELPTLTTDIDGYVATMRAQWVTKGGIEEGWDAYVKKLNDMGLERLVTIRNDAYERYMNVK; this is translated from the coding sequence ATGGGGAAGAAGATAGGCAAGAAGTTTTTTACCAAAATGAATAGTTTGCTTCTTGTTACCGTGATGCTGGTAAGCGTTGTTGGATGCAGCAGTGGTAATAGCAGCGAGGTTGCAGAGACTCCAATATCAAGCGATTTTAATAAAGAAGGACTGCCGATTGTCAATAATCCGGTAACACTCAAAGTACTAACGGTTCGCTGGGGGAACATGGGTGACACCTTCACCCAGAACCAATGGCTCAAGGATTTGGAGAAGGAGACCAACGTAAAAATTGAGTGGCAGGTCATGTCCTCCAATGATTGGGGTGAGCAGAAATCGATTATGCTGGCGAGTGGTACGCTTCCGGATATTATTCTGGGGGATCAGGTGTTCAGCGATTCGGACATTGTCAATAACCTGAGCTATTTCCGTCCGCTGGATGAATACATCGATTCGTATATGCCTAACTTGAAGGCAGCGATGGAAGAGACGCCTGACATGAAGAAAATAAGCACGTTTCCTGACGGCAAAATTTATTCCATGCCTACCCGATTACCTTCCCGTCCGAAGAGCAGGAATCAACCTGTAATCAACAAGGCATGGCTTGATAAACTGGGGTTGAAGGCACCTACAACCACAGAAGAACTGTATCAGGTATTGAAAGCGTTTAAGGAGAAAGATCCAAACGGAAACGGGAAACCGGATGAGATTCCATACACGGAAACGGGTCTGAATATGGACTTTCTGAATCCGTTCGGGATCACGGATATTAATGCAAGCAGCATGATCGTTCAGGATGGCAAACCGGTCTATTTTCCAACAACGGACGCTTATAAAGAAGCTCTTATTTACACGCATAAATTGTATTCAGAAGGTTTGATTGATCAGGAATTGTTCACCCAAGACAACACCATGACCTCAGCCAAATGGCAAAATGCAGACATTCCCATTGTCGGCTTCAGTAACCAATGGACCCCTGATGCGGTGTTTGGCAAGTGGAGCGACCAGTATGAAGCGATTGCGCCTATTGCCGGACCTGATGGCAAACGTTATCAGCCAGGCGACCCTGGCGGTATGAATCTGGCTCGTAATGAATTGCTTATTACAAGTTCATGTACGGTTCCGGAAGTAGCAGCACGCTGGGCCGATCAATTCTATACGAATGAAGCTAGCATTCAGAATTTCTGGGGTGCAATCGGAACTGTTATTGAGAAAAATGATGATGGCACGTACACACTGATGGATCCTCCTGCAGGCACAAGTGCCGATGCATGGTACTGGGATCAATCGCTGCGTGATTTTGGGCCTAAATATGTAAGCCCTTCCTTTGAAGAAAACATCAAGCTCAATCCAGAGGCGGGAGACGGACTCAAACTGCAAATCGATCAGTTGGGCAGCGCAGATGTAACAACGCCTTATCCAAAGGTCATGTACAATGCAGAAGAGTTTCAGGAGCTGCCAACGCTGACAACGGATATTGATGGTTATGTGGCAACGATGCGTGCCCAATGGGTAACGAAAGGAGGTATTGAAGAGGGGTGGGATGCTTATGTCAAAAAGCTGAATGACATGGGTCTTGAACGGTTGGTGACCATCCGTAATGATGCTTATGAGCGTTATATGAACGTTAAATAA
- a CDS encoding cache domain-containing sensor histidine kinase, with amino-acid sequence MLKRLHYEAFKKGCIVLANLGAIKPYPIRHYIRMMFVISFVVFVLDLIISVASISLVRQQSAQYLQDTTDLYINRINHDFAYINHFMGWTLANDENLETMNTYGVNSIPFLKSNEKLHKLFAELQRNYGQSYNFFYYLENSEYFLNCAPISISYSDYSEVKRQIITLTRDKAVYEKFYSHWTPIHVNGTSYLINIVPYYNRYLIALISADDLIAPLQQMNLGASGYASLVDVNGMQLSGPARGENSVEAKTSFMDVLQSHSVVSSDFSNADFSARMVIKFGAFEKIMVAQLLIMLLFLIVTSSLSAILMFFRKNLLVPIQRFSKNLARINEGDEATDHKSSRITELEQVNAQFKELVGQIKRFKIDRYEQELEKQKIRLDYMKLQIKPHFFLNCLTSMYSMAQMQMFEEIESMALATSRYFRYIFQSGDNFVLLENEIEHVRTYLDIQKSRYRDAFSYRIATSETITGIAVPPLVIQTFIENAVKYGVSRERELCITLSVNVEQQENGDRVLIHISDTGPGFKPEILEALIRGEALEQTGGNRIGIMNTIQRLELLYGHEAAITFANDTIGARITLSLPKMVLNSEHTGEVINHECIAG; translated from the coding sequence ATGTTAAAGCGTTTACATTATGAAGCATTCAAGAAAGGGTGTATTGTTCTGGCAAACCTGGGCGCCATTAAACCCTATCCGATTCGTCATTATATTCGCATGATGTTCGTCATTTCATTTGTCGTGTTCGTTCTGGATCTGATCATCAGTGTCGCTTCCATCTCCTTGGTCAGGCAGCAGTCCGCCCAATACTTGCAGGACACCACGGATCTGTACATCAATCGCATTAATCATGATTTTGCCTACATTAATCATTTCATGGGATGGACTCTCGCCAATGATGAAAATCTGGAAACGATGAATACGTATGGTGTGAATAGCATTCCTTTTCTGAAGTCCAACGAGAAATTACATAAGCTTTTTGCCGAATTACAACGAAACTATGGCCAGTCGTACAATTTCTTTTATTATTTGGAAAACAGTGAATACTTCCTTAACTGTGCGCCAATAAGCATCTCTTATTCGGATTATTCTGAAGTGAAAAGACAGATCATTACTCTTACTCGTGATAAAGCTGTATATGAGAAGTTCTATTCCCATTGGACACCTATTCACGTGAATGGCACTTCATATCTGATCAATATTGTACCGTACTACAATAGGTATCTTATCGCGTTGATCTCCGCAGATGATCTGATCGCTCCGTTACAGCAAATGAATCTGGGTGCGAGCGGATACGCCTCTCTCGTGGATGTGAATGGCATGCAGCTTTCCGGACCTGCCAGAGGAGAAAACAGCGTTGAAGCAAAGACTTCGTTTATGGATGTGCTCCAGTCACACAGCGTAGTTAGCAGTGACTTTTCCAACGCGGATTTTAGTGCACGCATGGTTATCAAATTCGGTGCATTTGAGAAAATCATGGTGGCTCAGCTGCTCATCATGCTGCTTTTTTTGATTGTAACCTCCTCATTAAGCGCAATCCTTATGTTTTTCAGAAAGAATCTGCTTGTTCCCATTCAGCGTTTTTCCAAAAATCTTGCTCGAATAAACGAGGGTGATGAGGCGACAGATCATAAGAGCAGCCGGATTACGGAACTGGAACAGGTTAATGCACAATTCAAGGAACTGGTGGGCCAGATTAAGCGCTTCAAGATTGATCGCTATGAGCAGGAATTGGAGAAACAGAAAATACGTTTGGATTATATGAAGTTACAGATCAAACCTCACTTTTTCCTTAATTGTCTGACAAGCATGTACAGTATGGCACAGATGCAAATGTTTGAGGAGATTGAAAGCATGGCTCTCGCCACGTCCCGGTATTTCCGTTACATCTTTCAAAGCGGAGACAATTTCGTTCTGCTGGAGAACGAGATTGAACATGTAAGAACATATCTGGACATCCAGAAATCACGTTACCGGGATGCTTTCTCCTATCGAATTGCAACGTCCGAAACGATCACAGGTATCGCTGTTCCACCACTGGTAATACAAACCTTCATCGAAAATGCTGTCAAATACGGAGTCTCACGGGAACGGGAATTATGTATTACGTTATCCGTTAATGTAGAACAACAGGAAAATGGTGATCGAGTGCTGATCCATATCTCTGATACGGGACCCGGATTTAAGCCTGAAATTCTTGAAGCTCTCATCCGTGGAGAAGCACTGGAACAAACAGGAGGCAACCGCATTGGCATTATGAATACCATTCAACGTTTGGAGCTGCTATACGGGCATGAAGCTGCAATTACGTTTGCAAACGACACCATTGGCGCTCGAATCACGCTTTCCTTGCCTAAAATGGTATTAAATTCAGAGCATACTGGAGAGGTGATAAATCATGAATGTATTGCTGGTTGA
- a CDS encoding carbohydrate ABC transporter permease, with amino-acid sequence MSVMETAATTRTPRVKRRSRMTVAEGIMYAFAILFLIAIMYPIYFIVIASFSDPSSVANGQVWVFPKGFTLEGYKELLRHENIWIGYRNTILYTVVGTLIGLVVNISAAYALSRKDLVGRKFFSLFFIFTMFFSGGLIPTFLTIRDFHLYNTFLVMVLPFSVVVFDMIVARTFFQTSIPGDLWEAAQIDGCGNLRYFVLVVLPLSKAIIAVLGLWIAVGYWNSYFNALIYLKDPNLYPLQLILRNILITNQMQSGMGTGEAAQVALRLANLMRYSVIIIATIPIMCVYPFIQKYFNQGVMIGAVKE; translated from the coding sequence ATGAGCGTTATGGAGACGGCAGCAACCACCAGAACTCCCCGAGTGAAGCGACGATCACGCATGACAGTGGCAGAAGGTATAATGTATGCTTTTGCTATTCTTTTTCTGATTGCAATCATGTATCCGATCTATTTTATAGTCATTGCCTCCTTCAGTGATCCCTCTTCTGTGGCTAACGGACAGGTATGGGTCTTTCCCAAAGGCTTTACGCTTGAAGGGTACAAGGAACTGCTGAGGCACGAAAATATATGGATCGGATATCGCAATACCATTCTATACACGGTGGTAGGAACGCTTATCGGACTTGTTGTTAATATTTCGGCGGCTTATGCCTTATCAAGAAAAGATCTGGTTGGACGAAAATTTTTCTCTCTGTTCTTTATTTTTACGATGTTTTTTAGTGGCGGTTTAATTCCAACCTTCCTGACCATTCGCGATTTTCACCTTTACAATACGTTTCTCGTCATGGTACTTCCGTTTTCTGTGGTGGTGTTCGATATGATCGTCGCCCGGACATTCTTTCAGACCAGTATTCCAGGGGATCTATGGGAGGCAGCCCAGATCGATGGTTGTGGTAATCTGCGGTATTTTGTGCTGGTTGTACTGCCCTTGTCCAAAGCAATCATCGCAGTTTTGGGGTTATGGATTGCCGTAGGGTATTGGAATTCATATTTTAATGCTCTCATCTATCTGAAAGATCCTAACCTGTATCCGCTTCAATTGATCCTGCGTAACATTCTCATTACGAATCAGATGCAGTCTGGCATGGGAACCGGGGAGGCTGCACAAGTCGCCTTGCGTCTTGCAAATCTAATGAGGTATTCCGTGATTATTATTGCCACGATTCCGATCATGTGTGTCTATCCGTTCATCCAAAAGTATTTCAATCAGGGGGTGATGATCGGCGCAGTGAAGGAATAA
- a CDS encoding ABC transporter permease produces the protein MERIRRNWGLYVLLLPAFVLTLLFAYKPMYGVIIAFKDYSPASGIGGSPWAGFKYFEKFFHSYQFTNTIRNTLIISLYSLATFPLPIMLALMVNQMRAGRFKRFFQTVSYMPHFISTVVMVGLMLILFSPSTGLVGNMYQLFGAQAPDLMGSSALFSSVYVWSDVWQHVGWDSIIYIAALSAVDPSLYEAATVDGASRWHKIRYIDIPMLLPTAITLLILRMGGLLGVGFEKVYLMQNDLNILSSEILSTYVYKIGLLSSQYSFSSAINLFNTVINFILLILVNQLSKKYSENSLW, from the coding sequence ATGGAAAGAATCAGGCGTAATTGGGGGCTTTACGTTTTACTTTTACCGGCTTTCGTGTTAACACTACTTTTTGCTTATAAGCCAATGTACGGCGTTATTATCGCATTCAAGGATTATAGTCCGGCCTCAGGAATCGGTGGCAGTCCATGGGCGGGATTCAAGTATTTTGAGAAGTTTTTTCATTCCTATCAATTTACGAATACGATACGTAACACACTTATAATCAGCCTGTACAGTTTGGCTACATTTCCTCTGCCGATTATGCTTGCATTAATGGTGAACCAGATGAGGGCAGGCAGGTTCAAGCGATTTTTCCAGACCGTCTCCTATATGCCCCACTTTATTTCAACGGTAGTCATGGTCGGATTAATGCTAATTCTGTTCTCGCCTAGCACTGGACTGGTTGGCAATATGTATCAGCTCTTTGGAGCACAGGCGCCGGACTTAATGGGCTCATCGGCTCTGTTCAGCAGCGTGTATGTATGGTCTGATGTGTGGCAGCACGTCGGTTGGGACAGCATCATCTATATTGCCGCGTTGTCTGCCGTAGATCCAAGCCTCTATGAAGCGGCAACGGTCGATGGGGCAAGCAGGTGGCACAAGATACGTTATATTGATATTCCGATGCTTCTGCCGACGGCGATCACGCTGCTCATTCTAAGGATGGGCGGACTGCTTGGTGTTGGATTTGAGAAGGTCTATCTTATGCAGAACGACTTGAACATCCTTTCCAGTGAGATTCTGTCTACGTATGTATACAAAATCGGTTTGCTGAGCAGTCAATACAGCTTCTCCTCGGCAATTAACCTGTTTAATACGGTGATTAATTTCATTTTGCTGATTCTGGTTAATCAGTTGTCCAAGAAATACAGTGAAAACAGTCTATGGTGA
- a CDS encoding discoidin domain-containing protein, with protein sequence MRSKTIVWSLVLTMLVSSVFLNVGFSAKVSAAGGENLSLGKQVTASSYNPTYSPTNVIDSNQTTYWESANNAFPQWIQVDLGANRTIEQINLKLPSAWETRSQTITIQGSSNGSTFTDIVASKDYIFDPSVAENTTTINFEATEARYVRLMVTGNTEWPAAQLSEFEIYSPSSQVPSPEPSEPEAPVEGTNIAIGKAITASSSSQSYVAANANDNNINTYWEGGSNPSTLTLDLGSNHQITAIVLKLNPDPIWSTRTQTIQVLGHNQDTTTFSNLVSAQLYTFNPASGNNVKIPVTATVKRLQLNITANSGAPAGQIAEFQVFGTAAPNPDLTITGMSWTPSSPVENSPITLNATVKNMGSVASPASIVNFYLNNELAGSASVNALQAGASTTVSLNAGNRTAASYTLSAKVDEKNQIIEENESNNHYTHSSALIIAPITSSDLVGTVSWSPSNPTANSTVAFTVNLKNQGNQASAGGAHGVTVVLKNAAGATIQTYFGSYSGVLAPGASVNVNVGSWTAANGSYNVTTTVAADSNEAQVKQSNNVSTTPLTVYSARGASMPYTRYDTDDATRGGSATLKSAPTFDQALTASEASGQKYIALPTNGSYAQWTVRQGEGGAGVTMRFTMPDSADGMGLDGSLDVYVNGSKVKTVPLTSYYNWQYFSSDHPGDTPSAGRPLFRFDEVHWKLDIPLKAGDTIRIQKTNGDSLEYGVDFLEIETVPAAISRPANAVSVTDFGAVANDGKDDLAAFEAAVQSAVSTGKTLYIPEGTFHLGNMWKIGTPTNMINNLTVVGAGIWHTNIQFTNPNAASGGISFRVQGKLDFSNVYMNSMLRSRYSENAVYKGFMDNFGKNSKVSNVWVEHFECGFWVGDYAHTPAIIADGLVIENSRIRNNLADGVNFAQGTSNSAVRNSSVRNNGDDGLAVWTSNVNGAPAGVNNTFSFNTIENNWRAAGIAFFGGSGHKATNNLIVDTVGGSAIRMNTVFPGYHFQNNTGIQFSDTTIINSGTSKDLYNGERGAIDLEASNDAIKNVTFTNIDILNTQRSAIQFGYGGGFENIVFNNININGTGLDGIETSRFTTPHKGAAIYTYTGNGSATFNHLTTSNIANPNVHQIQNGFNLIIQ encoded by the coding sequence ATGCGCAGCAAAACCATTGTATGGTCACTCGTATTAACGATGCTGGTCTCGAGCGTATTCCTGAATGTAGGATTTTCTGCGAAAGTTTCGGCTGCTGGTGGGGAGAATCTGTCACTGGGTAAACAGGTTACCGCAAGCAGCTACAACCCAACCTATAGCCCGACCAATGTGATTGACAGTAATCAAACGACTTACTGGGAGAGTGCAAACAACGCATTTCCGCAATGGATACAAGTGGACCTTGGAGCAAATAGGACGATTGAACAAATCAACTTGAAGCTGCCTTCAGCCTGGGAAACTCGCTCACAGACGATCACCATTCAAGGAAGCAGTAACGGTTCAACGTTCACAGATATCGTTGCTTCCAAGGACTATATATTTGATCCATCCGTGGCAGAGAATACGACTACGATTAATTTTGAAGCAACAGAAGCACGATATGTTCGTCTCATGGTGACCGGAAATACCGAATGGCCCGCTGCTCAATTGTCTGAATTTGAAATTTACAGTCCATCTTCGCAGGTACCGAGTCCTGAACCGTCTGAACCCGAAGCGCCTGTGGAAGGAACGAATATTGCAATCGGTAAAGCAATCACGGCATCTTCCAGCAGTCAGTCTTATGTCGCTGCGAATGCAAACGATAATAATATCAATACGTACTGGGAGGGAGGCAGCAATCCGAGCACGCTGACGCTGGACCTCGGTTCCAATCATCAGATTACTGCGATTGTACTGAAACTAAACCCGGATCCGATTTGGAGTACACGAACGCAGACGATTCAAGTACTTGGACATAACCAGGACACCACCACTTTCAGCAATTTGGTGTCTGCCCAATTGTACACGTTTAATCCAGCTTCAGGTAACAACGTGAAGATTCCCGTTACAGCAACGGTGAAACGTCTGCAATTAAACATTACAGCGAATTCGGGCGCACCAGCTGGTCAAATTGCTGAATTTCAGGTATTTGGCACCGCTGCACCGAATCCCGACTTGACGATTACAGGCATGTCTTGGACGCCTTCTTCACCTGTGGAGAACAGTCCAATCACGCTGAATGCCACAGTTAAAAACATGGGCTCCGTTGCATCTCCGGCATCTATCGTCAATTTTTATCTGAATAATGAGTTGGCTGGTTCTGCATCTGTAAATGCTCTGCAGGCCGGGGCTTCAACAACAGTATCGCTTAACGCCGGCAACCGGACCGCCGCATCATATACGCTAAGCGCGAAGGTGGATGAGAAAAATCAGATCATCGAAGAGAATGAAAGTAACAACCACTATACGCATTCATCTGCTCTGATCATTGCACCAATTACAAGCTCGGATCTGGTAGGAACGGTCTCTTGGAGTCCGAGCAATCCTACCGCAAACAGCACGGTAGCTTTTACGGTTAATCTGAAAAATCAGGGTAATCAGGCTTCAGCAGGCGGTGCGCACGGTGTCACAGTTGTACTCAAAAATGCTGCCGGAGCAACGATTCAGACGTACTTTGGCTCGTATAGTGGTGTGTTGGCTCCGGGTGCGTCCGTCAATGTCAATGTCGGCAGCTGGACAGCTGCAAACGGTAGCTATAATGTGACAACGACCGTTGCCGCTGATAGTAATGAAGCCCAGGTGAAACAATCGAACAATGTATCGACAACCCCGCTGACTGTATATTCTGCCCGCGGAGCGAGCATGCCGTACACAAGGTACGATACGGATGATGCGACTCGTGGAGGTAGTGCAACGCTGAAGTCAGCACCGACTTTTGACCAGGCATTAACGGCGTCGGAAGCTTCGGGTCAGAAGTATATTGCCCTGCCAACCAATGGTTCCTACGCTCAATGGACGGTCAGACAAGGCGAAGGTGGCGCCGGAGTTACCATGCGATTTACGATGCCGGATTCGGCAGATGGTATGGGACTGGATGGATCACTGGATGTGTATGTAAATGGCAGCAAAGTCAAAACTGTTCCTCTGACCTCTTATTACAACTGGCAGTATTTCTCTAGTGATCATCCGGGAGATACGCCAAGTGCAGGACGTCCATTGTTCCGTTTTGACGAAGTCCACTGGAAACTAGATATACCTCTGAAAGCTGGAGATACAATTCGTATTCAAAAGACCAATGGGGATAGCCTTGAATATGGCGTTGATTTTCTTGAAATCGAAACTGTACCTGCTGCAATCTCGCGTCCGGCCAACGCTGTTTCGGTAACCGATTTTGGTGCGGTGGCTAACGATGGTAAGGATGATCTTGCCGCATTTGAAGCTGCCGTTCAATCCGCCGTTTCTACAGGCAAAACGTTATATATCCCGGAAGGTACATTCCATCTGGGCAACATGTGGAAGATTGGAACGCCAACAAACATGATTAATAACCTCACGGTTGTTGGTGCAGGCATTTGGCATACAAATATCCAATTCACCAATCCGAATGCAGCATCGGGTGGTATTTCTTTCCGAGTACAAGGCAAACTCGACTTCAGCAATGTCTATATGAACTCCATGCTGCGCTCGCGTTATAGCGAGAATGCAGTCTACAAGGGCTTTATGGACAATTTTGGTAAAAACTCAAAGGTCAGCAATGTTTGGGTTGAGCATTTTGAATGCGGGTTCTGGGTAGGGGATTATGCACACACACCAGCAATCATCGCCGATGGCTTGGTCATTGAGAACAGTCGTATTCGGAATAACCTTGCTGATGGTGTCAATTTTGCCCAAGGCACGAGCAACTCGGCAGTTCGCAATAGCAGTGTTCGCAACAATGGTGATGATGGTCTGGCCGTATGGACCAGCAACGTGAATGGTGCTCCTGCAGGAGTGAACAACACCTTCTCGTTTAACACTATCGAGAACAACTGGCGTGCAGCAGGAATCGCCTTTTTTGGAGGTAGCGGACATAAGGCCACCAACAATCTGATAGTTGATACAGTTGGCGGTTCAGCAATCCGAATGAATACCGTCTTCCCGGGGTACCATTTCCAAAACAACACGGGCATTCAGTTCTCGGATACAACGATTATTAATAGTGGTACCAGCAAGGATCTGTATAACGGGGAACGCGGAGCGATCGATCTGGAAGCTTCCAATGATGCCATTAAGAATGTAACCTTTACGAACATAGATATTCTCAATACACAGCGGAGTGCCATTCAATTCGGCTACGGCGGTGGTTTTGAGAACATTGTGTTCAACAACATCAATATCAATGGTACCGGTCTAGATGGAATTGAGACATCACGCTTCACAACGCCGCATAAAGGAGCAGCGATATACACGTATACCGGCAATGGTTCAGCAACGTTTAACCATCTGACTACGAGCAACATTGCGAACCCCAATGTACATCAGATTCAAAATGGATTCAATTTGATTATCCAATAG